Below is a genomic region from Gemmobacter sp. 24YEA27.
GCGCTTTCGTTTCATCGACAAGAGCCTGAAGCCGGGCGAGGACCGCAGCGCAGATATGCAGAGCCTTTGTGACACATTCGCGCGTGAGCGGGTTGCGGCCATGGTGCCTGCGCCACGCCAGATTGTGATCACGCTGGCCGATCGCCCGGTTGCCTTCGGTGCAACTGATCCTGAAGCCGTGCAGCTTTTCGAGGCATATCGCCTCGAAAACGCTGCCTGCATCTGGGAGATGTTCTGAAGATGGCACTACATCTGGTTGAAAACTGGGGCAAAACACCTCCTTCTGATGTATTGGAGTCACAGGGTAGCAACTTACTCACGCGCGCGTGTTTTTCGGCCCCGGATTCCGCTATCTTCACCCCAGGCCGACCCCAAGCGGCCTTTACCTCGCAAAGGGACAGGGCCGGCATAGTGCTGGCCTCAAGATCCCTGAATGAATGGAGCAGAAGATGTCGAGCACTATCCGTATTGTCGTTGCACTGGCTTTCGTGGGCACCATTGCTGCCTGCGCAAAGAAAGTTGAAGAAGAAGTCGTCTATATCGACCAGCCGGTTTCGGTCGAGCCGGTCTATACCGGTAAATACAAGTAAGACGACCGCTCAGCCCGGACGGAGATTCGGACGGGCTGAGCCGTTTCTGCGGCGCGTGGCACTGGCCGGCGCCGCCTGTTTTGGGCCTGTCTCAAAGCATGGCAGAGCTGTTGCCGCATTCGTTGCGCAGGCTTTTGCAAATTCTGTGAAATCTCCGATTCCCTTCTGCGAGCGCACACCATATGGTGCGGCACATCACCCTGATTCGCACTGGAGGTTGTCATGCGGACCACTGCTATCGTCGCCCTTATCGCTCTCTCGACCCTGGCCGCTTGCGCCAAGAAAACCGAGACCGTTGTTGTTGCTGAGCCCGTTTCGGTCGAGCCGACCTACACCGGCAAGTACAAGTGATTTCGCAGGGCGGTTGATCCCTGACGGATCGGCCGCCCGGCTTTCCTGCCTGACCGGATTTATTCCGGGTTTTATACCGAATGTTTCTGGCGCCGCTGGCGCCACGCCTGCCCATCCTGCTAAAGCCGGTTCCGCAAAGAAAGGAACCGCGC
It encodes:
- a CDS encoding DUF6497 family protein, which produces MSSLFSRLFIASSLALCLAAGRCDDGEAAATGEGAIALPSGKTAEWLDVQSDTAGVEGATARFRFIDKSLKPGEDRSADMQSLCDTFARERVAAMVPAPRQIVITLADRPVAFGATDPEAVQLFEAYRLENAACIWEMF